The genomic stretch ACTGATCCACTGCTTTCGCGAGCAAGCCCGCTCCCACATTTTTTACCGCGTGTATTCCACAGGGATCAGCTGCCGCTGTCAGTCCTGCGGCTGCTGACCTCGGCCGGTACATCCTCTCCCGCCATGCGCTTGCGAAACAGCGACGTGCGCGCCAGCAGCAGTGTGGTCACCGGTACGGTGATCGACAGCAGGATCGGAATCAGCCAGCCGTGCAGTACCGGCCCGGATTTGAGTGTCGAGAAGTAGATAATCGACGCCAGGGCCACGCACCAGGCGCCCAGGGTCGAGGCCAGTGCCGGCGGATGCATGCGCTGGAAGAAATCCTTCATGCGCAGCAACCCGATCGCGCCAATCAGGGCAAACAGGCTGCTGAGCAGCAGCAGGATCGCCACGAGGATTTCCACCCACAGTGGCAGCTCACTGACATTGATCATTCGATCACCTCTCCACGCAGCAGGAACTTGGCCAAGGCAAACGAGCCGACAAAACCGAACAGCGCAATCAGCAGCGCTGCTTCGAAGTAGGTATCACTGGCATACCGAATACCCAGCACCAGCATCATCAGCATGGCCAGGATATACAGGTAATCCAGGGCCAGGACCCGATCCTGGGCCGAAGGCCCCTTGAACAGGCGCACCAGGGTCAGAACCATGGCCAGGGAAAACAGGAACAGGCTGAGCAGGATCGCATTGGCGAGCAGGGCACTCATTCGAAGATCTCCATCAGGGGCCGTTCGTAGGCCTGCTTGAAGTGCTCGATAAACTGCGCGTCGTCATCCAGGTCGAACACGTGCAGCAACAGGATGCTGCGGTCCAGGGCCAGTTCCGACCACACGGTGCCGGGGGTCACGCTGGTGATCATTGACAATACCGCCAGGCCGTTGGCGTCCCGCAGGTCCAGGGGGATTTTCACAAAGCGCGAGCGCGGCGGCCGTGTGCCGCAGGTCAATACGCCCCAGGCCACGTGCAGGTTGGAGATGATTACATCGCGCCCGACCAGGAAGAACAGGCGAATAATCACCCCTGGGCGGCGAATGCGTACCGGCAGCGGGCGCAGCGGCGCCATCATCAGCGGTGCGAGAAAGCCCAGCATCGCCCCCAGCAGCAGGTTGCCGGGGCTGATCGACAGGTTCAGCACCAGCCACAGCACCCCCAGTGCCAGCGACAGCCATGGGGCAGGGAACAGGCGTTTCATGGCTGCACCTCCACGGCGGCGGCCTGGGCTTGGGGACTAGGCACCGGGCGAGTAGCCATGACCGCCATGACGTAGTGCTCGGGGTTGTTCAGTTTGTTGGCGGTGTCCTGAGTAAAGCGCATGAGCATTTCTGCCTTGAAGGTCAGGCCAATCGCCAGGCCGAGCAAGATGAAGATCGGTATGCACTCAAGCCGTCGCAGCAGCGGCGAAGGCCGCTCTTCCGGGGTCCAGAAGCGTTGGATGCCCAGGCGCGCAAAGGCGATCAGCGAAGCCAGGCCCGAGAAAATCAACAGCACCACCAGGCCCCAGGCTGCCGGGCGGATCGGCTGGTCCACGGCCTGGCCCAGCCCCAGCGGGTTGATCAGGGCACTGAGCAGGCTGAGCTTGCCGATAAATCCCGACAGCGGCGGCATGCCGATGATCAGCAGGGCGCAGGCAATAAAGCTCAGGCCGAGGAAGGCCATGGTCCACGGGATGACCTGGCCGATCACGGCCTTTTGCTCATCGTCCAGGTTGGTACCCTTGGGTGGATGCTGGGATTCAACTGGCCGTGGCAACACCTCGGCTTCATCGTCCAGGGGCAGTTCATTGGCCGAGCGCGAGCGTTCGATCAGCTCCGCCAGCAGGAACAGCGCGCTCAAGGCCAGGGTCGAACTGACCAGGTAAAACAGCGCGCCGGCGGTCAGGCTGGGCTGGGCAAAGCCCACCGCCGACAGCAGGATACCGGCTGAAACGAGGATGCTCAGGCTGGCCATGCGCTCCAGGCGCTGGGCGGCGAGCATCGCCAGGGCGGCGCAGAGAAGGGTGGCCATGCCGCCATACACCAGCCAGTCGCCGCCAAACAACGCCGAAGCGCCGGCCTGCCCGGAAAACAGCAGGGTCCACAGGCGCAGCACGGTGTACACGCCGACTTTGGTCATGATCGCAAACATTGCCGCCACCGGCGCGCTGGCTGCGGAGTAGGCCGGTGCGAGCCAGAAGTTCAGCGGCCACATGCCGGCCTTGGCCAGGAAGGCGGTGGCGAGGATCGCCGCGCCGGCATGCAGCAGGCCGCGATCGGCCTCTGGGACCAACGGGATCTTCAGTGCCAGGTCAGCGAAGTTCAGGGTACCGGTGACCCCGTAGATCAGTGCCGCACCAATCAGGAACAACGACGAAGCCAGCAGGTTGATCGAGATGTAATGCAGCCCCGACGACACCCGCGCCCGGCCCGAGCCGTGGAGCATCAGGCCGTAGGACGCCGCCAGCAGCACTTCGAAGAACACGAACAGGTTGAACAGGTCGGCGGTGAGGAAGGCGCCGTAAAGGCCCATCAACTGGATCTGGAACAGCGCATGGAAACTGGTGCCGGCGCGGTCCCAGCGGGCCATGGCGAACAGCAGGGCGCAGACGCCGATGATCCCGGTGAGCACCAGCATCAGTGCCGACAGTTGATCCACCACCAACACGATGCCGAACGGCACCTGCCAGTTGCCCGGCAGGTACACGCCGATGGAGGCGGGGCCGCCTTTTTGCGTCCAGTACAGCATCAGGATGGCGATGCCCAGGCCGGCCATGCTCGACAGCAGGTTGATCTTGGCCTTGAGCGGGCGGTGTTTCTCGCCCAGCATCATCATCAGCGCGGCGGTCAGCAACGGCAGCAGGATCGGCGCGATGATCAGTTGGTTCATCCAGCTCATTCCTTGGGCTCCCGGCCGTCCACATGGTCAGTGCCGGTCAGGCCCCGGGACGCCAGCAGCACCACCAGGAACAGGGCGGTCATGGCGAAGCTGATCACAATCGCCGTCAGCACCAGGGCCTGGGGCAGCGGATCGGTGTAGTTGAGCAGGTCCTGGGGCACGCCGTCCTTGATGATCGGCTCCTTGCCGATAAACAGGCTGCCCATGCTGAAGATGAACAGGTTGACCCCATAGGACAGCAGGCACAGGCCCATCACTACCTGGAACGTCCGTGGCCGCAGCACCAGCCACACGCCGGAGGCCGCCAGGACCCCAATGGCAATTGCGATGACTTCTTCCATCAGGCGGCAGCTCCTTGTGGTGGCATGGCGGCGGCTTTCGCCTGGTTGCCGGGTTTATGGGCCCGCACCGATTGGTGACCCAGGGCGGTGAGCATTAGCAGGGTCGAGCCGACCACCATCGCGTACACGCCCACGTCGAAGAACAGCGCGCTGGCGATATGGATGTCGCCCAGCACCGGCAAGCTGAGGTGCAGGGTACTGGTGGTGAGGAACGGGTAGCCGAAGAGCAGCGCGCCAAGCCCGGTCAACGTTGCCGACAGCAGGCCGAAGCCCATCCAGCGCATCGGTCGCAGGTTCATCTGCGCCTCGACCCATTGGGTACCAGCGACCATGTATTGCAGGATAAACGCCACCGACATCACCAGGCCGGCGACAAAACCACCACCCGGCTGGTTATGGCCGCGCATGAACAGGTAGAACGACACTACCAGGGCAATCGGCAGCAGCAGGCGCACCAGCACAGCGGGCACCATCATAAAGCCCAGGGCTGTGTCGCTGGCCTGGCGTGGGTTGACCAGGTCGGTCGCCACGTCCGGTGCCAACAGCCGCTGTTGTGCAGGCAGTTGCTCGCTTTCCTTGGGCGGACGGAAGCGGCGCAGCAGTGCATACACCGTCAAGGCCACGGCGCCCAGCACGGTGATCTCGCCCAGGGTATCGAAGCCCCGGAAGTCGACGAGCATCACGTTCACCACGTTGCTGCCGCCGCCTTCAGGCAGGGCGCGGCTGAGGTAGAACGAGGAAATATCGTTGGGGGTCTGGCGGGTCAGCATTGCATAGGACAACAGTGCCATGCCGCCACCGACCACCGTGGACAGCAGCAGGTCGCGCAGCCGGCGAATACGCGCCTTGCGCAGTGAGTTGGGCAGCGGCGAGACCTCTTCGATCCGCCGTGGCAGCCAGCGCAGGCCGAGCAGGATCAGCACAGTGGTCACCACTTCGACCACTAGCTGTGTCAAGGCCAGGTCCGGCGCAGAGAACCAGACAAAGGTCACGCAGGTCATCAAGCCACAGACGCTGACCATGGTCAGGGCGGCCAGCCGGTGATACTTGGCTTGCCAGGCGGCGCCCAGGGCACAGGCAATCGCCAGCAGCCACAGGGTGACGAAGACGATGGAGCCGGGAATCTTCGGCCGGTCGCCCCAGCTCAGGCTGCTGCCCAGCATCGGGATCATCCCGACGACCACCGCCGCCAGCACCAGCAGGAACAACTGGGTCTGCAGGCGCTTGGTGCTGATGTATTTTTCGAGCCTGCGCACGCCGCGCATCATCACCACCAGGCTGCGCTCGAACATGCGCTTGCCATTGAAGTAGCTGATGATCGGCGGGTACTTGAAACGCCCGCGCTTGAGTTGCTTGCGCAGCAGCAGGTACAGGATCACGCCTCCCGTCATGGCTACCAGGCTCATGATCATCGGTGCGTTCCAGCCGTGCCAGATCGCCAGGCTGTACTCGGGCAGTACACCGCCGACCACCGGCAGGGCGGCGGCGGCAAGGATCGAGCCCACCACCTGGGCCGGGAAGATTCCCACCAGCAGGCAGGTAAAGACCAGCAGTTCCACCGGCGCGCGCATCCAGCGCGGCGGCTCATGGGGGGTGTGTGGCAGGTCGGTGGCCGCGGGGCCGAAGAAGACATCCACGGTGAAGCGCAGGGCATAGGCCACGCTGAACGTACCGGCGATGGTCGCGATCACCGGCAGGGCGATTTCCACCCATTGGGTCGAGGAGATGAACACCGTCTCGGCGAAGAACATTTCCTTGGACAGGAAGCCGTTGAGCAGCGGCACCCCGGCCATGGAGGCGCTGGCGACCATGGCCAGGGTCGCGGTGAACGGGATCAGGCGGACCAGTCCGCTGAGTTTGCGAATGTCGCGGGTGCCGCTTTCGTGGTCGATGATGCCCGCGGCCATGAACAGCGAGGCCTTGAACGTGGCGTGATTGAGGATGTGGAACACTGCCGCGACGGCGGCCAGCGGGCTGTTGAGGCCTAGCAGCAGGGTGATCAGGCCCAGGTGGCTGATGGTGGAATAGGCCAGCAGGCCCTTGAGATCGTTCTGGAACATTGCGCAGTACGCGCCGAGCAACAGGGTCAGGGCGCCGGCACCGCCGACCATCCAGAACCATTCTTCGCTGCCCGACAGCGAGGGCCACAGGCGGGCCAGCAGGAACACGCCGGCCTTCACCATCGTGGCCGAGTGCAGGTAGGCCGACACTGGCGTCGGTGCGGCCATGGCGTGGGGGAGCCAGAAGTGGAAGGGGAATTGCGCGCTTTTGCTCAGGGCGCCGATCAGGATCAGCGTCAGCAGGACAGGGTAGAGGGCGTGGGCACGGATCTGGTCGCCGGCGGCGAGTACCTGGTCCAGATCGTAACTGCCGACGACATGGCCGAGCAGCATGACCCCCGCCAGCAGGCACAAACCGCCGGCACCGGTGACCATCAGCGCCATATAGGCACCCCGGCGCGCATCGGAACGGTGGTGCCAATAGCCAATCAACAGGAA from Pseudomonas fluorescens encodes the following:
- a CDS encoding Na+/H+ antiporter subunit G encodes the protein MINVSELPLWVEILVAILLLLSSLFALIGAIGLLRMKDFFQRMHPPALASTLGAWCVALASIIYFSTLKSGPVLHGWLIPILLSITVPVTTLLLARTSLFRKRMAGEDVPAEVSSRRTDSGS
- a CDS encoding K+/H+ antiporter subunit F, coding for MSALLANAILLSLFLFSLAMVLTLVRLFKGPSAQDRVLALDYLYILAMLMMLVLGIRYASDTYFEAALLIALFGFVGSFALAKFLLRGEVIE
- a CDS encoding Na+/H+ antiporter subunit E — protein: MKRLFPAPWLSLALGVLWLVLNLSISPGNLLLGAMLGFLAPLMMAPLRPLPVRIRRPGVIIRLFFLVGRDVIISNLHVAWGVLTCGTRPPRSRFVKIPLDLRDANGLAVLSMITSVTPGTVWSELALDRSILLLHVFDLDDDAQFIEHFKQAYERPLMEIFE
- a CDS encoding monovalent cation/H+ antiporter subunit D; amino-acid sequence: MSWMNQLIIAPILLPLLTAALMMMLGEKHRPLKAKINLLSSMAGLGIAILMLYWTQKGGPASIGVYLPGNWQVPFGIVLVVDQLSALMLVLTGIIGVCALLFAMARWDRAGTSFHALFQIQLMGLYGAFLTADLFNLFVFFEVLLAASYGLMLHGSGRARVSSGLHYISINLLASSLFLIGAALIYGVTGTLNFADLALKIPLVPEADRGLLHAGAAILATAFLAKAGMWPLNFWLAPAYSAASAPVAAMFAIMTKVGVYTVLRLWTLLFSGQAGASALFGGDWLVYGGMATLLCAALAMLAAQRLERMASLSILVSAGILLSAVGFAQPSLTAGALFYLVSSTLALSALFLLAELIERSRSANELPLDDEAEVLPRPVESQHPPKGTNLDDEQKAVIGQVIPWTMAFLGLSFIACALLIIGMPPLSGFIGKLSLLSALINPLGLGQAVDQPIRPAAWGLVVLLIFSGLASLIAFARLGIQRFWTPEERPSPLLRRLECIPIFILLGLAIGLTFKAEMLMRFTQDTANKLNNPEHYVMAVMATRPVPSPQAQAAAVEVQP
- a CDS encoding Na+/H+ antiporter subunit C, producing MEEVIAIAIGVLAASGVWLVLRPRTFQVVMGLCLLSYGVNLFIFSMGSLFIGKEPIIKDGVPQDLLNYTDPLPQALVLTAIVISFAMTALFLVVLLASRGLTGTDHVDGREPKE
- a CDS encoding monovalent cation/H+ antiporter subunit A, with protein sequence MSLIVLLLLPFIGSCLAALLPHNARNTESLLAGLVALVGTVQVALLYPQIADGGVIREEFSWLPSLGLDFVLRMDGFAWLFSLLVLGIGSLVSLYARYYMSPDDPVPRFFAFFLAFMGAMLGLVISGNLIQIVFFWELTSLFSFLLIGYWHHRSDARRGAYMALMVTGAGGLCLLAGVMLLGHVVGSYDLDQVLAAGDQIRAHALYPVLLTLILIGALSKSAQFPFHFWLPHAMAAPTPVSAYLHSATMVKAGVFLLARLWPSLSGSEEWFWMVGGAGALTLLLGAYCAMFQNDLKGLLAYSTISHLGLITLLLGLNSPLAAVAAVFHILNHATFKASLFMAAGIIDHESGTRDIRKLSGLVRLIPFTATLAMVASASMAGVPLLNGFLSKEMFFAETVFISSTQWVEIALPVIATIAGTFSVAYALRFTVDVFFGPAATDLPHTPHEPPRWMRAPVELLVFTCLLVGIFPAQVVGSILAAAALPVVGGVLPEYSLAIWHGWNAPMIMSLVAMTGGVILYLLLRKQLKRGRFKYPPIISYFNGKRMFERSLVVMMRGVRRLEKYISTKRLQTQLFLLVLAAVVVGMIPMLGSSLSWGDRPKIPGSIVFVTLWLLAIACALGAAWQAKYHRLAALTMVSVCGLMTCVTFVWFSAPDLALTQLVVEVVTTVLILLGLRWLPRRIEEVSPLPNSLRKARIRRLRDLLLSTVVGGGMALLSYAMLTRQTPNDISSFYLSRALPEGGGSNVVNVMLVDFRGFDTLGEITVLGAVALTVYALLRRFRPPKESEQLPAQQRLLAPDVATDLVNPRQASDTALGFMMVPAVLVRLLLPIALVVSFYLFMRGHNQPGGGFVAGLVMSVAFILQYMVAGTQWVEAQMNLRPMRWMGFGLLSATLTGLGALLFGYPFLTTSTLHLSLPVLGDIHIASALFFDVGVYAMVVGSTLLMLTALGHQSVRAHKPGNQAKAAAMPPQGAAA